The following are from one region of the Odontesthes bonariensis isolate fOdoBon6 chromosome 16, fOdoBon6.hap1, whole genome shotgun sequence genome:
- the LOC142401058 gene encoding protein phosphatase 1D-like isoform X2: MDDSLLFRMSAFSEQGGRKYMEDVIEIRIEYEPTASADEDDPKSQRYGGQGNAEREPTEQTGHTESGPATAMWVESLSSKDSGSIGATVSNETDAEHVVDTRKSVAFFAVFDGHGGREAAHFASEHLWDLLKRQRGFWSKDHGEVCAALRKGFIACHHAMWKELPQWPKTITGLPSTSGTTASVVVIRGAHMYVAHVGDSAVVVGVKENDSDIMLQALEITQDHKPELPKEKERIERLGGSVMKKSGVNRVVWKRPRLTHNGPVRRSTVIDQIPFLAVARSLGDLWSYDFYSGEFVVSPEPDTTVMSLDPKRHRYIILGSDGLWNMMPPKNAVNMCYSHDKMVGPKGMSCARRLGCTALLFWKERMLRADNTTVIVLALQERGGPPIPMHRDEIVVDMATGIDQIPYPGTPYNTCEVQKAEHEDDMFYEEDEIYGEEHEGWTCLEW; encoded by the exons ATGGACGACTCATTACTGTTCCGTATGAGTGCGTTTTCCGAGCAAGGAGGGAGAAAATACATGGAGGATGTTATCGAGATAAGAATCGAGTACGAGCCGACGGCGTCGGCAGACGAAGATGATCCAAAGTCGCAGAGATATGGAGGACAGGGGAATGCGGAGAGGGAACCTACCGAACAGACTGGTCATACCGAATCAGGTCCAGCTACGGCTATGTGGGTCGAGAGTTTATCGAGTAAGGACAGTGGCAGCATCGGTGCCACAGTATCAAATGAAACAGACGCAGAGCATGTAGTGGACACTCGGAAGTCTGTGGCGTTTTTCGCTGTTTTTGATGGTCACGGGGGTCGGGAAGCAGCCCATTTTGCCAGTGAGCATCTTTGGGATTTGTTAAAAAGGCAGCGGGGGTTTTGGTCCAAGGATCACGGTGAAGTGTGCGCGGCTCTACGGAAAGGGTTCATCGCCTGTCACCACGCAATGTGGAAAGAGCTAC CGCAGTGGCCAAAGACCATCACTGGCCTGCCCAGCACGTCAGGCACCACAGCCAGTGTTGTTGTGATCCGTGGAGCTCACATGTATGTTGCTCATGTAGGGGATTCGGCAGTTGTGGTTGGAGTGAAAGAAAACGACTCTGACATCATGCTCCAGGCACTTGAAATAACACAAGATCATAAACCTGAACTTCCTAAAGAAAAGGAGAGGATTGAAAGACTGGGTGGCAG TGTTATGAAGAAATCTGGGGTGAACCGTGTTGTGTGGAAGAGGCCCAGGCTGACGCATAACGGCCCCGTGAGGAGGAGTACGGTCATAGACCAGATCCCGTTCCTGGCTGTAGCCCGATCCCTCG GTGATCTCTGGAGCTATGATTTCTACAGTGGAGAGTTTGTGGTTTCTCCAGAACCTGATACCACTGTGATGAGCCTCGACCCCAAACGGCATCGCTATATCATTCTTGGCAGTGATGGACTGTGGAACATGATGCCACCCAAGAATGCTGTTAATATGTGTTATAGCCATGACAAAATGGTG GGACCAAAGGGAATGTCCTGTGCCCGGCGGCTGGGATGCACAGCTCTATTGTTTTGGAAGGAGCGCATGCTCCGCGCAGACAACACAACAGTCATCGTCCTGGCGCTGCAGGAACGTGGAGGTCCTCCTATCCCGATGCACAGAGATGAGATTGTTGTTGACATGGCCACAGGGATTGACCAGATTCCATACCCCGGAACTCCCTATAACACATGCGAAGTCCAAAAG GCGGAGCATGAGGATGACATGTTTTATGAAGAGGATGAGATATATGGAGAAGAACATGAGGGATGGACATGCCTGGAGTGGTAG